One genomic segment of Homo sapiens chromosome 14, GRCh38.p14 Primary Assembly includes these proteins:
- the AHSA1 gene encoding activator of 90 kDa heat shock protein ATPase homolog 1 isoform 2 (isoform 2 is encoded by transcript variant 2), which produces MKEEGVKLLREAMGIYISTLKTEFTQGMILPTMNGESVDPVGQPALKTEERKAKPAPSKTQARPVGVKIPTCKITLKETFLTSPEELYRVFTTQELVQAFTHAPATLEADRGGKFHMVDGNVSGEFTDLVPEKHIVMKWRFKSWPEGHFATITLTFIDKNGETELCMEGRGIPAPEEERTRQGWQRYYFEGIKQTFGYGARLF; this is translated from the exons ATGAAGGAAGAAGGGGTGAAACTTCTAAGAGAAGCAATGGGAATTTACATCAGCACCCTCAAAACAG agtTCACCCAGGGCATGATCTTACCTACAATGAATGGAGAGTCAGTAGACCCAGTGGGGCAGCCAGCACTGAAAACTGAGGAGCGCAAG GCTAAGCCTGCTCCTTCAAAAACCCAGGCCAGACCTGTTGGAGTCAAAATCCCCACTTGTAAGATCACTCTTAAGGAAACCTTCCTGACGTCACCAGAGGAGCTCTATAGAGTGTTTACCACCCAAGAG cTGGTGCAGGCCTTTACCCATGCTCCTGCAACATTAGAAGCAGACAGAGGTGGAAAGTTCCACATGGTAGATGGCAACGTCTCTGGGGAATTTACTGATCTG gtCCCTGAGAAACATATTGTGATGAAGTGGAGGTTTAAATCTTGGCCAGAGG GACACTTTGCCACCATCACCTTGACCTTCATCGACAAGAACGGAGAGACTGAGCTGTGCATGGAAGGTCGAGGCATCCCTGCTCCTGAGGAAGAGCGGACGCGACAGGGCTGGCAGCGGTACTACTTTGAGGGCATTAAACAGACCTTTGGCTATGGCGCACGCTTATTTTAG
- the AHSA1 gene encoding activator of 90 kDa heat shock protein ATPase homolog 1 isoform 1 (isoform 1 is encoded by transcript variant 1), translating to MAKWGEGDPRWIVEERADATNVNNWHWTERDASNWSTDKLKTLFLAVQVQNEEGKCEVTEVSKLDGEASINNRKGKLIFFYEWSVKLNWTGTSKSGVQYKGHVEIPNLSDENSVDEVEISVSLAKDEPDTNLVALMKEEGVKLLREAMGIYISTLKTEFTQGMILPTMNGESVDPVGQPALKTEERKAKPAPSKTQARPVGVKIPTCKITLKETFLTSPEELYRVFTTQELVQAFTHAPATLEADRGGKFHMVDGNVSGEFTDLVPEKHIVMKWRFKSWPEGHFATITLTFIDKNGETELCMEGRGIPAPEEERTRQGWQRYYFEGIKQTFGYGARLF from the exons ATGGCCAAGTGGGGTGAGGGAGACCCACGCTGGATCGTGGAGGAGCGGGCGGACGCCACCAACGTCAACAACTGGCACTG GACGGAGAGAGATGCTTCAAATTGGTCCACGGATAAGCTGAAAACACTGTTCCTGGCAGTGCAGGTTCAAAATGAAGAAGGCAAGTGTGAGGTGACGGAAGTGAGTAAGCTTGATGGAGAGGCATCCATTAACAATCGCAAAGGGAAACTTATCTTCTTTTATGAATGGAGCGTCAAACTAAACTGGACAG GTACTTCTAAGTCAGGAGTACAATACAAAGGACATGTGGAGATCCCCAATTTGTCTGATGAAAACAGCGTGGATGAAGTGGAG ATTAGTGTGAGCCTTGCCAAAGATGAGCCTGACACAAATCTCGTGGCCTTAATGAAGGAAGAAGGGGTGAAACTTCTAAGAGAAGCAATGGGAATTTACATCAGCACCCTCAAAACAG agtTCACCCAGGGCATGATCTTACCTACAATGAATGGAGAGTCAGTAGACCCAGTGGGGCAGCCAGCACTGAAAACTGAGGAGCGCAAG GCTAAGCCTGCTCCTTCAAAAACCCAGGCCAGACCTGTTGGAGTCAAAATCCCCACTTGTAAGATCACTCTTAAGGAAACCTTCCTGACGTCACCAGAGGAGCTCTATAGAGTGTTTACCACCCAAGAG cTGGTGCAGGCCTTTACCCATGCTCCTGCAACATTAGAAGCAGACAGAGGTGGAAAGTTCCACATGGTAGATGGCAACGTCTCTGGGGAATTTACTGATCTG gtCCCTGAGAAACATATTGTGATGAAGTGGAGGTTTAAATCTTGGCCAGAGG GACACTTTGCCACCATCACCTTGACCTTCATCGACAAGAACGGAGAGACTGAGCTGTGCATGGAAGGTCGAGGCATCCCTGCTCCTGAGGAAGAGCGGACGCGACAGGGCTGGCAGCGGTACTACTTTGAGGGCATTAAACAGACCTTTGGCTATGGCGCACGCTTATTTTAG